TACTAAGCCTATGAGTTCATTGTTGAAGATCAAAGGCCCTCCTTTATCTCTAAAACAGGTAGGGACTTTCGTGTCAATGCAATCGATGTAACCTTTAATTTTGTCACCACTTACATCTCTTGCCTCTAAACCGACATACTGAAGTTCTCTTACATGCCCAACATCAACATTTAAGCCAAATCCAAGGGCTTCTATATCACCTAAAGTATTTGTGCTAGTGTAATTGCTGACTTTAATTTTTGATGcaattgtattgttatgtttttcgGTATAAATGACAGCAACATCTTTTACTGAGTGGATTCCAGTATAAGTAGgaaatttttcgtttttaattatatgcaacgatattgtattattattttttcgatcACTCGTAGTATTAACTAGCACGTAACTTATAGATTCAGTGCATTGAGCGGTGGTGAGTATTAACCCATTAGAGATTAAGGAACCTGCACACACGTATTCATTGCGAGATGACATAATTGCTACCATGAATGGAAATTGATTTTCACTGGCCTTACTAATTTCATGCATTTGGCTATTTTTTCTTCTCGTGCAACTTGTGACATTACTTACTTCTGCTTCGCCCGCTATTTCTAAAGATTCCTCTTTAATTTCGTCTGAGATATCGTCGTCTCTGTTGTCTTCTACGCTTTTTTTTGCATGTCCACAGTTACATCTTTgagcaaaattaattaaaaataaaacgaaaagcAAATAATATACTCCGTACTTcatgatttcaatttttttcggatgatagaatattttagttcttttatttGAAGTCCTTCCTTTTTCTcaaatactttgaaaatattgcAACCAACTTGCTAATGCCAGTTCTTAATTGCTAATGAGGTTTtaagttgtaatatttattcaaaagtcatatttttatatgaaataaatgcgttctaaatatttatgtgcACAAATGCATTATTATCACTCATATCGATCTCTCACAGGCAACTTTAAGTTAAAGTAGCATGTTCTtggtattattgttatttgaacgATTCCATTAGCAAATACAGTGAAGTAAAAACTTTCTATAAAGctctttaagtatatatatatgtatacaaaacatatatattttattatcattattattaatattgtgtactaaaaaataaactgatgtatttattttaagttacctCACCGCAACTTTAACTACAGATCTGTCCTCTATCCAGAGGCAACTAGAAGTGGAAGGTCGCTATTTAAGCGATAAGCTCGTCCTTGGTACATCcttctttaatgttttatattcaatttatttttggtgagtaataaaacatttgtttttatatatgtttgtatatgtgATTCATTTCACAGAAAGGatataaaatgacaaaactgatgtcatataaataatcattttcggGGAAATATTTCCATAAGAAATCAAAATCGTTTTAATGTCttcataaattcattttaatgtaatttttatactccTATCTTATTTCGATTTGTTGCATTAGCATtgacttaataatttttatctcGAATCCAGAGCCGATatagttttttcaaataaagtattGTGGCTGACAACTTGCTGAAATTGTCAAATGTCAGTGTTGTCTAGATTGCAATTGTGTAGTTATTACAGCTGGTTACCTAGtgcttatttaatttcttttgaatatatttgtttaaattctgtagttgtgtatttttgtattagcttatataattaaaaatgtctaaaaaGAAGGGGAATAAAAAGAATCTGGATTTTGGAGACGATTTGGACGAGAATAAGCTTTCAAATGATACCTCTGGAATAACCTCAAAAAGTAAAGGAAAAGGAAAAAAGAAAGGTAAAGTGAATATTGATGCGAGCGACAGTGATGATGGACCaccagttataaataaaactcaaatatcTGACGAGGAAGAAGAGTTGAAACCTGTTAAAAAGTCGCAAAAGAAAGGTTAGTTAAGAAGTAGATTTACGATGACACGTAACAAAATCaacatttattaagtattcTTGTTACTGTTATAGCTAAGAAGAAAGGTGCTGAACCATCAGATGATGAAGAGGATGAAAATAAGTCAATTGTTAGTAATGCGACTAGTACAGCGTCAAAGTCAGCTTCGAAACAGAATAAGAAAAAGAAAGGTAACTTGCGTAGtttgataaatttttgtttattatcctGTTACTATAATTTCCTATGctggatttatatatttatatattggactagaaaatatgtacattatatgtgcaaatatgtattatatacatttatatttaattaattataaattgttattttgttggCTGTAAAAATATacctgttatatattttaaaataagaatattttttttaaaggaaaaggTAAGAAAGGTGATGACTGGTCAGATGAAAACAGTGATGTTGAACTCAAAGAAGCTTCAGATGAAGAAGTTGCTAAGCCAGTCatcaaaaaaaaaggttagtaataagaaaaaaaaaaatttcatgtaaaaaataataaacaatttgccAATATTTCACTCCTAGGCGAAGGACTCctttcttttgaggagaagtctTGGAGCTTATCTATCTTGCAGCCCAAATGAAATGTAATCATGAATTTAGCACCGGAATATTAAATGGATTATCTAAATAATACTTCCTAttactaaattcaaataatgtaaaatCTATTTCTTCTAggtaaaaataagaaaaaatccaTAGCAGCTGAATCATCTGATGATGAGGACCAAGATGACTCAAAATCAGTGGTCAGCAATGTGTCCAGTAATGCACAGCCAGTCAAGGCGAAGAGCAAAAAAGGTGATAAATGTTTTTCAACAGATTAGAATAATTGTGCATTTTTACTGATCAGTTAGCTGTTTCTTACTtttctaaaaatgttatattttattgtaaattgaatgcAGAAAtgcttttgttaaaaaaaaaacacatgagGAGTTGTTTAGTAATTATAGAGGTTATCTTTAATATCATCATACATTGTCATAAATATACTAGCATTATTTTGAGTGACCATTTTTTACTAAAACAGGTAAAGGCAAGAAAGAAGATTGGCCTGATGAAGAAAGTGATAAGGAATTAAAAATGGAATCTGAcgatgaagatatattaaaacctGTTGTCAAAAGTAAaggtaaattgtttatttctaattttgattttaagtattttaaaagattaatattaacatGGAACAATGTTCTTTAAGAAGTGTTTAATAAAACTCATTATTATGTTATACTTATTATAGGTAAACAtagaaagaaaaacaatattgatGACATTGAAAAAGAATTaaagaaatttgaaataaaagaagACGAACCGGAGGAAAAACAAGATgaaaaggtatattttatgatagCTAACATGTAGATGTGGAAATCtcagtgaaataattatccTTTGGAATTGAAAACCccaaattattataacttacaaTCATAAAAGTTATTACTTATAACATTCCCTTACATACTGCTAAGGGTcagaaaatataatctttaaataaatagtcttcataaaatgttttaataaatatataattggggatatatatatattaatgtagtgAAGAATTTgtgaaacaaaatgtattatatagtttataatgaTTAAAGATATTACTATAACTAATTTTAGACATTGGAAGTTATTGAAGATAAATCAGAGGTAGTAGAAAAGAAAATGAGTCACAAAGAGAAGAAAAAACTAAAGAAGCAACAGGAATATGAGAAGCAGGTGGAGATGCTCACTAAAAAGGGTGGGCAGGGTCACAGTGAACTGGATGCAAATTTCACAGTTAGTCAAGCCCAAAAATCTGCAGGTTAGTAGAGGTTATTACCACTTAATTCTATTGTgagtaaaacattttgtaaatagtttaaaattttatttttaattttaaaaaaacaattatttgtatttattttgttgtaatatgtatggttgtatgtatttattattacataaaaagtcTATGTCGCAGCCTAAGTACATTAGTGTCCAGTCAGGTCTGTATTTACAGgatttgtttttaacaaatcCATTGTTATTAAGGTTATGTTTGTACTGTATTTATAGAACCATTTTTAAACCAGACTGACCAACTGGTAAAACAGACCACAtgacatttttatgaaatttatatattctaaataggtttttataaaatgatatgatacTAAAATGtgcatgtttttaatttcaaggtCAGATGGCAGCTCTAGAGAATGCAGTCGATATTAAAGTTGAAAATTTCTCAATAAGCGCTAAAGGAAAAGATCTGTTCGTAAATGCAACGTTGCTCGTAGCTAATGGTCGTAGATACGGTCTCGTGGGACCGAACGGTCACGGCAAGACGACGCTCTTGAGACATTTGGCCCAACGTGCCTTTCCTCTACCACCTCATATCGATATTTTGCTCTGCGAGCAAGAGGTTACAGCTAGCGATTTGAGTGCTGTTGATACATTATTGGAGTCTGATGTTAAAAGAACTGGTGAgtgatgttaatatattaattttttatactaaatttaatactttgataatgaatacatgaaaattaatttaactttgcaGAGCTTCTCAATGAATGTAAAGAGCTGGAAGCTGAAATTGAGAAAGGAGATCTTAAAAAGCAGGAGAGGTTAAATGAGGTAAAAcaacaatgtttataaataaaatcgggttttatttttttttgtgtcattaCACACagcagtttatttaaaaaaaaaacttgcaaatAATTAAGCAGAAAGAggcaaaagtaaataataataattaatttatagttttcacTTGGCAGTAGGCTTTGTGAAAAACAATCTTAGTAACatccactaatcagatattctaccgccaagcaggaatagtttgtatttatgtattctggattgaagggtgagtgaggcagtgcaactacaggcaccagggtcataatatcttagtttccaaggttggtgttgGCGCATTGTATGTATATTGCGGTGGTGTagccatttaccatcaggtgacgcATTTGCCCGTACACCAACTATTCCATCCATACGATTGCAACTCGCCTATAAAAGGCGCCGAGGTAGGAGTTCGCCACGGCTCCGGGCGCTGAGGCACTGAGGCACCAAGGTACTGAGGCGCATGCGTGTGCGCAGGTGTACGCGGAGCTGAAGGCGATCGGCGCGGACTCGGCCgagccgcgcgcgcgccgcatCCTGGCGGGGTTGGGCTTCAGTCGCGAGATGCAGAACCGGCCCACCAAGAACTTCTCCGGGGGTTGGCGCATGAGGGTCTCCTTGGCCAGGTATTATCGTACTACCACACGTCATGGGAACTGCTTGCACCTATGCAGGAATATTGAGTTGTTTTATATGTGTACACAATATACGCAAATTGATTTGATAGTTGGGggtgtaattaatttgataattatacagatatttttaattagacaacagattaaataattgcaaaaaaaacaaaatgcattttgttaaaactttttattcttCTAAAACTATCCCATTTTTTTACAGAGCACTGTACATTGAACCTACTCTATTGCTACTCGATGAACCTACGAACCATTTGGATCTAAACGCCGTAATTTGGTTAGACAAGTAAGTATCACTTTCTAATTATGAATCATTCGAAttattcatcatttatttttacttggtgaCAGGGCTGTATTTAGTATCTTGttttccggttcgaagggtgactacaggcaaaagggacataacatctcggtTCCCAAGATTgaggttatgtaagaaatggttaaaattaatcattcggCCCTAGTGGCCCGTTTGCAGATCCGTAtgcaagaaataataatatttttgttatttccaGTTACTTACAAGGATGGAAGAAAACATTGTTAGTCGTATCTCACGACCAATCGTTCTTGGACAATGTCtgtaatgaaataatacatttagatCAGCAGAAGTTGTTGTATTACAAGGGTAATTATTCGATGTTCAAAAAAATGTACGCACAAAAACGTAAGGAAATGATCAAGGAGTATGAGAAACAGGAGAAGCGATTGAAGGACATGAAGGCGCATGGACAATCTAAAAAAGCAGCTGTaagtgattattaataataattatttactagtgCTCGCTCAGTGGTCGAAGTTCGACCGTAATCGTTATTAGTGAATCTTACGCTAAACGTAATTAtacgtatactctattccaaccataacagaaaaaaagccaaataaacaacatttgacagcaaattgacgcgatatcattggtcgagagcttgattaatctacgatattcaatatggatttgcgaaaaaatggcgttttgaacgtcgacgaaactgttatcggaattttggaagtaatattaaagtggaaataagtagttaagtgtaatagtttaaataaagatatattaataataaactcttaGTATTGAGCAATATAGCTAAGTTATTAGCCAATCGCATGttatacgtaaatctaaggttttgcttatcttttttcctacttcaattggaataggcAATACTTCATAACAGTGGAGATAAGTGTGTAAGGAGAGATGGAATTGgtcgtatgaaatatatttatattttatcagggTAAAAGCTATCactcttatttaaatatgtatatagatattctTATTTAGTATATAGATACCagccaataattttaatacatataataacacgttatatacaataacttaatacattaatataaattatataattatttacgtcatcatattcatagaaaaaaaatacagatattaTGCACAGATTATATACGACGAAGATTATATAGAAGGTTTATAAATTATCGGTCGCGTTTCAATTTTGAATGATTTATGTTTCCTttctattttatgttaaatactaGTAAAGTGTCCGACAAATTTCGACGttcatttattcttaaaaaaaaaacatacattacatacttCAATATAGCGTTTCTAACGTCTCTCAACAACTCTGCAGGAGAAGAAACAGAAGGAGGCGCTCACTCGCAAGCAGGAGAAGAACCGCAGCAAGTCGCAGCGGGAAGAGGCGGACGAGGGCGCGGCGCCGGTCACGTTGCTGCAGCGGCCCAAGGAGTACTTGGTCAAGTTCTCCTTCCCAGACCCTCCACCGCTGCAGCCCCCCATACTGGGATTACTCAGTGAGTTCCAGTAATACTCCTATAGATATTCCTTTACATTACACTTTGTATAAACCGCTGACAAAagtacttgaatattttttttcgggCATAGGAGCATAGGAGCCCCTGTGCTCGTCGATAACGAACATAGGGAGCGTGCACAGTCGGCACTGCCCTTGTCTTTCTCATCTGTCTCTCTTGTATGATTTTGCTCAGTTCTCACTCGGATGCAATACTTACATTATAATGTTTCCTTGCCCTGCGAGCTTAACCCAATTA
This genomic window from Vanessa tameamea isolate UH-Manoa-2023 chromosome 5, ilVanTame1 primary haplotype, whole genome shotgun sequence contains:
- the LOC113392298 gene encoding ATP-binding cassette sub-family F member 1; translated protein: MSKKKGNKKNLDFGDDLDENKLSNDTSGITSKSKGKGKKKGKVNIDASDSDDGPPVINKTQISDEEEELKPVKKSQKKAKKKGAEPSDDEEDENKSIVSNATSTASKSASKQNKKKKGKGKKGDDWSDENSDVELKEASDEEVAKPVIKKKGKNKKKSIAAESSDDEDQDDSKSVVSNVSSNAQPVKAKSKKGKGKKEDWPDEESDKELKMESDDEDILKPVVKSKGKHRKKNNIDDIEKELKKFEIKEDEPEEKQDEKTLEVIEDKSEVVEKKMSHKEKKKLKKQQEYEKQVEMLTKKGGQGHSELDANFTVSQAQKSAGQMAALENAVDIKVENFSISAKGKDLFVNATLLVANGRRYGLVGPNGHGKTTLLRHLAQRAFPLPPHIDILLCEQEVTASDLSAVDTLLESDVKRTELLNECKELEAEIEKGDLKKQERLNEVYAELKAIGADSAEPRARRILAGLGFSREMQNRPTKNFSGGWRMRVSLARALYIEPTLLLLDEPTNHLDLNAVIWLDNYLQGWKKTLLVVSHDQSFLDNVCNEIIHLDQQKLLYYKGNYSMFKKMYAQKRKEMIKEYEKQEKRLKDMKAHGQSKKAAEKKQKEALTRKQEKNRSKSQREEADEGAAPVTLLQRPKEYLVKFSFPDPPPLQPPILGLLNVDFNFPGQKPLFKQVDFGIDLNSRIAIVGPNGVGKSTFLKLLVGELSPICGELIRNHRLRIGRFDQHSGEHLTAEESPVEYLQRLFGLQYEKARKALGTFGLASHAHTIKMKDLSGGQKARVALAELTLMAPDVVILDEPTNNLDIESIDALAEAINQYKGGVVIVSHDERLIRETDCALYVIEDQTINEVDGDFDDYRKELLESLGETINSPSIIANAAVQQ
- the LOC113392568 gene encoding snake venom serine protease homolog 2-like codes for the protein MKYGVYYLLFVLFLINFAQRCNCGHAKKSVEDNRDDDISDEIKEESLEIAGEAEVSNVTSCTRRKNSQMHEISKASENQFPFMVAIMSSRNEYVCAGSLISNGLILTTAQCTESISYVLVNTTSDRKNNNTISLHIIKNEKFPTYTGIHSVKDVAVIYTEKHNNTIASKIKVSNYTSTNTLGDIEALGFGLNVDVGHVRELQYVGLEARDVSGDKIKGYIDCIDTKVPTCFRDKGGPLIFNNELIGLVTTGQNECTNEIFPTYSINKRLVEALPAFTFKAWLDEKIAKNSEQAEELLEIYPKKPITRKSSIHVMTSGAELKKSTVMSILMLLCLKLD